One Actinospica robiniae DSM 44927 genomic region harbors:
- a CDS encoding alpha/beta fold hydrolase, with the protein MSEQTVTETVTAVDGTEIVIDVVGEGDAVVLIGGAFNDRSTVAGLAEQLASRFSVFTYDRRGRGASGDESQDYAIADEVGDLATVLGYAGGRASVFGHSSGAILALEGAHHGLPIDRLAVYEPPYSADPDLPRPAPELFGRLKALVAAGDRDGAAQLFLRDLVGVPEQGVAGMKSGPAWSFLVDKAPSLPYDALLSSPWDLLSSDRLTGIDLPVLAIYGEQTTPGLAAGTKAVAALVPGAALEVVPDEDHSVLQRPAVLAPLLTTFFG; encoded by the coding sequence GTGTCCGAGCAGACCGTGACCGAGACCGTCACCGCCGTCGACGGCACCGAGATCGTCATCGACGTCGTCGGCGAGGGCGACGCGGTCGTGCTGATCGGCGGCGCCTTCAACGACCGCAGCACGGTCGCGGGGCTCGCCGAGCAGTTGGCCTCGCGCTTCTCCGTGTTCACCTACGACCGGCGCGGCCGGGGCGCGAGCGGCGACGAGAGTCAGGACTACGCCATCGCCGACGAGGTCGGCGATCTGGCCACGGTGCTCGGCTACGCGGGCGGGCGGGCCAGCGTGTTCGGGCACTCCTCGGGCGCCATCCTCGCGCTCGAGGGCGCTCACCACGGGCTGCCGATCGACCGGCTCGCGGTCTACGAGCCGCCCTACAGCGCCGACCCCGACCTGCCGCGGCCGGCCCCAGAGCTCTTCGGCCGGCTCAAGGCCCTGGTGGCCGCCGGCGACCGGGACGGGGCCGCGCAGCTGTTCCTGCGGGACCTGGTGGGTGTGCCGGAGCAGGGCGTGGCCGGTATGAAGTCCGGTCCGGCCTGGTCCTTCCTGGTGGACAAGGCGCCGAGCCTGCCCTACGACGCGCTGCTTTCCTCGCCCTGGGACCTGCTCAGCTCGGATCGGCTGACCGGCATCGACCTCCCGGTGTTGGCGATCTACGGGGAGCAGACCACCCCGGGCCTCGCGGCCGGCACGAAGGCGGTGGCCGCGCTCGTCCCCGGCGCGGCGCTCGAGGTCGTCCCGGACGAGGACCACTCGGTGCTGCAGCGCCCGGCGGTGCTCGCGCCGCTGCTCACCACGTTCTTCGGGTGA
- a CDS encoding helical backbone metal receptor: protein MRTHVEADDLGEDVRLGRPIQRVVSIVPSLTEAVAATAPGLIVGATAWCTHPPDLDVERIGGTKNPDTARIAAMQPDLVIANEEENRAADLDALRTAGVPVWVTRVRTLDEAFASLHRLLTSACGLERPEWLDQAQAAWTPVEGGLEQRRAIVPIWRRPWMVLGSDTFAGDVLARLGVANVYADHAERYPAIPLPELQAARADLVVLPDEPYAFSAEDGPEAFPGVRAALVSGRQLTWYGPSLVQAREVLARQLAGEARRSTAR, encoded by the coding sequence ATGCGGACACACGTGGAGGCTGACGATCTCGGCGAGGACGTACGGCTGGGACGGCCGATACAGCGGGTCGTCTCAATCGTGCCGTCGCTGACCGAGGCGGTGGCCGCGACTGCGCCCGGACTGATCGTCGGGGCCACCGCGTGGTGCACGCACCCGCCCGATCTCGACGTGGAGCGGATCGGCGGGACGAAGAACCCGGATACGGCCCGGATCGCGGCGATGCAGCCCGACCTCGTGATCGCGAACGAGGAGGAGAACCGGGCCGCCGATCTCGACGCGCTGCGGACGGCCGGAGTACCGGTGTGGGTGACCAGGGTGCGCACGCTCGACGAGGCCTTCGCTTCGCTCCATCGGCTACTGACCTCGGCGTGCGGCTTGGAGCGGCCTGAGTGGCTCGACCAAGCGCAGGCGGCGTGGACGCCGGTGGAGGGAGGCCTCGAACAACGCCGCGCGATCGTCCCGATCTGGCGGCGGCCGTGGATGGTCCTCGGCAGCGACACCTTCGCCGGCGATGTCCTCGCTCGGCTCGGCGTGGCGAACGTCTACGCGGACCACGCCGAGCGGTACCCGGCGATCCCGCTGCCGGAACTCCAGGCGGCGCGGGCGGATCTGGTGGTGCTGCCGGACGAGCCGTACGCCTTCTCCGCCGAGGACGGGCCGGAGGCGTTTCCCGGCGTGCGGGCCGCACTGGTGAGTGGACGTCAGCTGACCTGGTACGGGCCGAGTCTGGTGCAGGCGCGGGAGGTGCTGGCGAGGCAGCTGGCTGGCGAAGCTCGGCGCAGCACCGCGAGATAG
- a CDS encoding 3-oxoacyl-ACP synthase III family protein produces MVLQPPRVGITASGSCLPARELTTQQLQDAVSVGSGLRLADGMFEKATGIRTRRFVAEGEYASTLALGAARRALEHAELDPLDIDLLLFASATRDLCEPATAHVVQAELGSRAHTFDLSNACNSFLNGIDTARAMILAGRSRRALVVTGETPSRAMRLDPGGSEELRDGFAGYTFGDAGAAVVVESVPRGGILDIDTETASEHWTLGGIPGGGSRHPRGDEHTYFRGSGAELRTVFEKIGAGILARVGERTGLGWEAYARILVHQVSLPYLERFLELTGAPADRLVLTVPELGNLASATLGVQLARIHGELRSGDKVLMIGLGGGVSLMTIVWEVP; encoded by the coding sequence ATGGTTCTCCAGCCTCCCCGCGTCGGGATCACCGCGAGCGGCTCCTGTCTGCCCGCGCGCGAACTGACGACGCAACAACTCCAGGACGCGGTGAGCGTCGGCAGCGGTCTGCGTTTGGCGGACGGCATGTTCGAGAAGGCCACCGGCATCCGCACCCGCCGCTTCGTCGCCGAAGGCGAATACGCCTCCACACTCGCCCTCGGCGCGGCACGCCGGGCGTTGGAGCACGCCGAACTCGACCCGCTCGACATCGACCTGCTGCTGTTCGCCTCCGCCACCCGCGATCTGTGCGAACCCGCCACCGCGCACGTCGTGCAGGCCGAGCTCGGATCGAGGGCGCACACGTTCGACTTGTCGAACGCCTGCAACAGCTTCCTCAACGGCATCGACACGGCCCGCGCCATGATCCTGGCCGGCCGGTCGCGGCGAGCCCTGGTGGTGACGGGCGAGACGCCGAGTCGCGCGATGCGGCTCGACCCCGGCGGCTCCGAGGAGCTGCGCGACGGCTTCGCCGGATACACCTTCGGCGACGCGGGCGCCGCCGTCGTGGTCGAGTCCGTGCCACGCGGCGGAATACTCGACATCGACACCGAGACCGCGTCGGAGCACTGGACGCTCGGCGGCATCCCCGGCGGCGGATCGCGCCACCCGCGCGGCGACGAGCACACGTACTTCCGCGGCAGCGGCGCCGAACTGCGCACGGTCTTCGAGAAGATCGGCGCCGGCATCCTGGCCCGGGTCGGCGAACGCACCGGACTCGGTTGGGAAGCCTACGCCCGGATCCTCGTGCACCAGGTCTCGCTGCCCTACCTCGAACGCTTCCTCGAGCTCACCGGCGCGCCCGCGGACCGGCTCGTCCTGACCGTCCCGGAGCTCGGCAATCTCGCCAGCGCCACCCTGGGCGTGCAGCTGGCCCGCATACACGGCGAGTTGCGCTCCGGGGACAAAGTCCTGATGATCGGACTCGGCGGCGGGGTCAGCCTGATGACGATCGTGTGGGAGGTGCCGTGA
- a CDS encoding glycosyltransferase family A protein, which yields MSTALWVVIPAYQEQARISGALHALARQQDTDFTLLVVDNGSTDQTAELVHAFAREAPFPVELITEPEKGVGSAVDTGFRYAIEHGATLLARTDADCLPRPDWTAAARAGLVESGGLVCGRVLARPDEHGPVGRAVFRLLVVLGAGFGRIRPAHRRRHGYLVPYRMHAGNNMAITAQLYLHVGGMPRLPSPTDRMFINMVRRHTTAIVHRRDMISRNSTRRIRAYGVVGTARWYLERGAGTRSVDPR from the coding sequence GTGAGCACGGCGTTGTGGGTGGTGATCCCGGCTTACCAGGAGCAGGCCCGGATCTCGGGTGCGCTCCACGCGTTGGCCCGTCAGCAGGACACTGATTTCACGCTTCTCGTGGTGGACAACGGCTCGACCGACCAGACCGCTGAACTCGTCCACGCCTTCGCCCGGGAGGCACCGTTCCCGGTCGAGCTCATCACCGAACCGGAGAAGGGCGTCGGCAGCGCCGTGGACACCGGCTTCCGCTACGCCATCGAACACGGCGCGACGCTGCTGGCCCGCACCGACGCAGACTGCCTTCCGCGTCCGGACTGGACCGCCGCCGCGCGCGCCGGGCTGGTGGAGTCCGGCGGGCTGGTGTGCGGCCGCGTCCTGGCCCGCCCGGACGAGCACGGCCCGGTCGGCCGGGCGGTGTTCCGCCTGCTCGTGGTGCTGGGTGCCGGCTTCGGCCGGATCCGGCCCGCGCACCGCCGCAGGCACGGCTACCTGGTGCCGTATCGGATGCACGCGGGCAACAACATGGCCATCACCGCACAGCTGTATCTGCACGTCGGCGGTATGCCCCGGCTGCCCTCGCCGACCGACCGGATGTTCATCAACATGGTCCGCCGCCACACCACCGCGATCGTGCACCGGAGGGACATGATCTCCCGCAACTCCACCCGCCGCATACGCGCCTATGGCGTGGTCGGAACGGCCCGGTGGTATCTGGAACGCGGCGCCGGCACCCGCTCCGTCGACCCTCGGTGA
- a CDS encoding class I adenylate-forming enzyme family protein, with protein MLDTLYRTLRRDPERPALLGHSRGDEPRVIARRGDIADLADGYAAALYSRHGLRPGDTLGVAARPGLHTLAVMLAAHRLGLRVAALNPAAGPDVMRAGTQLAAPSLIIADALVQAVAGWAAPVARRARIAMPRLDELGPAVVTVGPRRMGCAPALETSGCAPAPPFDVDEQSDAVIIFTSGTTAAPRAVVHSRASLAAGMRAVADLVGPNEGSIVLGGTFFVQLPALAGGATVALPALSPGGLGRQIARLKPDETYLTPPEAREVRHFTGRVWLGSAPVSARLLGRIRDAGATEAWGVYAMTECFPVSAVEYDEKAAFTAAGDLVGSPLPGVQAKVSETGELLLTGAGVRDRYLGEEPDPWVRTGDRAMITADGQIVLEGRCKDMVLRNAENIYPGLYEPSLHLPDVESALLVGIPDGDGDERLVAMIQARIGADRKKLLEELEVPFARMGSARPDEVVFATVPLKGRSRKPDREKAAQRCAKRLAKR; from the coding sequence ATGCTCGATACCCTCTACCGCACGCTGCGCCGCGACCCCGAGCGTCCGGCGCTGCTCGGCCACAGCCGAGGCGACGAGCCTCGGGTCATCGCGCGACGCGGGGACATCGCAGACCTCGCCGATGGGTATGCGGCCGCGTTGTACTCGCGGCACGGCCTGCGCCCTGGTGACACCCTCGGAGTCGCGGCACGCCCGGGCCTGCATACGCTCGCCGTCATGCTCGCGGCGCACCGCCTCGGCTTGCGTGTGGCGGCCCTCAATCCGGCTGCCGGTCCGGACGTGATGCGGGCCGGCACTCAGCTGGCCGCGCCTTCGTTGATCATCGCTGACGCCCTCGTCCAAGCGGTGGCGGGTTGGGCTGCGCCGGTGGCCCGTCGCGCCCGCATAGCGATGCCGCGGCTCGACGAGCTCGGCCCGGCCGTGGTCACGGTGGGGCCGCGACGGATGGGCTGCGCGCCCGCGCTCGAGACGTCCGGCTGCGCGCCGGCTCCGCCCTTCGATGTGGACGAGCAGAGCGACGCGGTCATCATCTTCACCTCCGGCACGACCGCCGCGCCAAGAGCGGTGGTACACAGCCGGGCGAGCCTCGCCGCCGGCATGCGCGCGGTCGCGGACCTGGTGGGCCCGAATGAGGGCTCGATCGTGCTCGGCGGCACGTTCTTCGTCCAGCTTCCGGCGCTCGCCGGCGGCGCCACCGTCGCTCTTCCGGCACTGAGCCCGGGAGGCCTCGGCCGCCAGATCGCCAGGCTCAAGCCGGACGAGACGTACCTGACGCCGCCCGAAGCGCGCGAGGTGCGGCACTTCACCGGACGCGTCTGGCTCGGTTCGGCACCGGTGAGCGCGCGCTTGCTCGGCCGGATCCGGGACGCCGGCGCCACCGAGGCCTGGGGCGTCTACGCGATGACGGAATGCTTCCCGGTGTCCGCGGTCGAATACGACGAGAAGGCGGCGTTCACGGCGGCCGGCGACCTCGTCGGCAGTCCGCTTCCCGGCGTGCAAGCGAAAGTTTCGGAGACCGGCGAGCTGCTGCTGACCGGCGCGGGTGTGCGGGACCGCTACCTCGGCGAAGAGCCCGACCCCTGGGTGCGCACGGGAGACCGGGCTATGATCACCGCGGACGGCCAGATCGTGCTGGAAGGGCGCTGCAAAGACATGGTGCTGCGAAATGCCGAGAACATCTACCCCGGACTGTACGAGCCCTCCCTGCACCTGCCCGACGTGGAGTCGGCGTTGCTGGTCGGCATACCGGACGGCGACGGCGACGAACGCCTGGTCGCGATGATCCAGGCGCGGATCGGAGCGGACCGGAAGAAGCTGCTCGAGGAACTCGAGGTGCCGTTCGCGCGCATGGGCAGCGCCCGCCCGGACGAGGTGGTGTTCGCCACCGTGCCGCTCAAGGGCCGGTCGCGCAAACCGGACCGGGAGAAGGCGGCGCAGCGGTGCGCGAAGCGGCTGGCCAAGCGATGA
- a CDS encoding cytochrome P450, translated as MSARSLDRRVYLRSHPLLFGLISATRPLGAVWVGRTLLVHDAEVYREILTNVPLDREAEGTTGGAALQLGGGGVLFDQAGDEHREARRSLAADLGAEGVSRVRPIWQGVIERGLTQLPGPVDLVPLAKEIAGATACALTGCATEPLVLAEATVEAASNAAGEHLPRLWGHRRVALRALRAADALSALLPDPLDAMLAVAAVNTTLAALPRAAAWCARAELWDQISPELTSELLRVTAPTPILPRVAAAGATIRLGDRRFRIRAGDRLILVARHAAEAHRDTARNERTAAQAVFGAGPHACPGANLARAQLTDFLTALVPHRPEVRKAVAARGTALPGYAKLVMAGSRV; from the coding sequence ATGAGCGCACGGTCGCTGGACCGCCGCGTCTACCTGCGCAGCCATCCGTTGCTGTTCGGGCTGATCAGCGCCACCAGGCCGCTGGGCGCCGTCTGGGTCGGACGTACCCTGCTCGTGCACGACGCCGAGGTCTACCGGGAGATTCTGACGAACGTCCCGCTCGACCGCGAGGCCGAGGGCACGACGGGCGGTGCGGCACTGCAGTTGGGCGGCGGGGGAGTGCTTTTCGACCAGGCCGGAGACGAGCATCGCGAAGCACGCCGATCGCTGGCCGCGGACCTGGGCGCCGAAGGAGTGAGCCGTGTTCGTCCGATCTGGCAGGGCGTCATCGAACGCGGGCTCACGCAGTTGCCTGGTCCGGTCGACCTCGTCCCGCTGGCGAAGGAGATCGCGGGGGCCACGGCGTGTGCGCTGACGGGCTGTGCGACCGAGCCGCTCGTGCTCGCTGAAGCAACCGTCGAGGCTGCCTCGAACGCAGCAGGTGAACACTTGCCCCGCCTGTGGGGGCACCGACGGGTCGCACTCCGAGCGCTACGCGCTGCCGATGCACTCAGCGCACTGCTACCCGACCCCTTAGACGCGATGCTGGCGGTCGCAGCCGTCAACACCACCCTTGCCGCGCTGCCGCGAGCTGCGGCGTGGTGTGCGAGAGCAGAGCTTTGGGATCAGATCTCGCCGGAGCTCACCAGCGAGCTTCTACGCGTTACGGCGCCTACGCCGATCCTGCCGCGCGTTGCCGCGGCCGGCGCGACGATCCGGCTGGGGGACAGGCGTTTCCGGATCCGCGCAGGAGACCGGCTCATCCTGGTCGCCCGCCACGCCGCCGAGGCCCACCGCGATACGGCGAGGAACGAGCGGACTGCGGCCCAAGCCGTCTTCGGCGCCGGTCCGCACGCCTGCCCTGGCGCCAACCTGGCCCGCGCCCAGCTCACGGACTTCCTCACGGCGCTCGTTCCTCATCGCCCCGAGGTTCGGAAAGCGGTCGCGGCACGCGGGACCGCATTGCCCGGCTACGCGAAGCTGGTGATGGCGGGAAGCCGGGTGTGA
- a CDS encoding NAD-dependent epimerase/dehydratase family protein produces MRVAVTGASGFCGGYVARAARDRGDEALCFSRTKGPVGRHIPWDASADVPDLHSAELVIHCAAAVGDHKPGSAEERNQAAVNVRGTQRLLEAAARAGCKVVFVSSASVYDTRRSRERITEDHPTEGGHLNAYGATKAQADRAALAAGAVVLRPRAVYGLGDPHLVPRLLAHQRRGLMPLPGKDVTLSLTAVETLADACLAAAAWPTGAYNIVDPEPYRRDAAVLSVLIAHGRGAGRILHVPLPIVRALPSAVLTPYAVDQLAHTVVLDTSKARGQGFAPTRTLADYRPI; encoded by the coding sequence ATGCGCGTAGCCGTCACTGGAGCGAGCGGCTTCTGCGGCGGCTACGTCGCGCGGGCCGCACGGGATCGAGGCGATGAAGCGCTCTGCTTCTCGCGCACGAAGGGCCCGGTGGGCCGGCACATCCCGTGGGACGCGTCCGCCGATGTGCCGGACCTGCACAGCGCGGAGCTGGTGATCCACTGCGCCGCTGCAGTCGGCGATCACAAGCCTGGCAGCGCCGAGGAGCGCAACCAGGCGGCAGTCAACGTGCGCGGCACGCAGCGTCTGCTTGAGGCGGCCGCGAGGGCCGGGTGCAAGGTCGTCTTCGTCAGCAGTGCGAGCGTCTACGACACGAGGCGAAGCAGGGAACGTATCACCGAGGATCATCCGACCGAAGGCGGCCACCTCAACGCGTACGGCGCCACGAAGGCACAGGCCGACCGCGCCGCGCTGGCCGCGGGAGCCGTGGTCCTGCGGCCCCGCGCGGTTTACGGGCTCGGGGATCCGCACCTGGTCCCGCGGCTGCTCGCGCACCAGCGCAGGGGCCTGATGCCACTTCCCGGCAAGGACGTCACGCTCAGCCTGACCGCCGTCGAAACCCTGGCGGACGCGTGCCTTGCCGCGGCGGCTTGGCCAACCGGCGCCTACAACATCGTCGATCCCGAGCCCTATCGGCGAGACGCCGCGGTCCTCAGCGTCCTGATAGCTCACGGCCGTGGCGCCGGGCGCATCCTCCATGTGCCACTGCCGATAGTCAGAGCTCTGCCCAGCGCCGTGCTCACGCCTTATGCGGTCGATCAGCTTGCCCACACCGTCGTTCTCGACACGAGTAAAGCGCGGGGCCAGGGCTTCGCGCCGACGCGTACCCTCGCCGACTACCGCCCGATCTGA
- a CDS encoding AAA family ATPase, with protein MSEFEHGLVIGKFYPPHAGHHFLIDAAASACRRVSVVVMAADVESIPLAARAAWLREEYAESHVDVVGIMDNLRVDYGDDDAWEGHVSLMREALTASAHAGVPVTAVFTSEPYGAEMARRFDAADVRLDQSRGTVPISATKVRADPIAHWESIAPPVRAWLARRVVVLGAESTGTTTLSLDLAEALRARGGAHASTGCVPEYGRTLTVVKLAVARALAARERGPEPSIFDLEWLDSDFTDVVVRQTADEDRAARRGGPVLVCDTDALATTVWQERYMGATTPDVERAAAAMPKRALYILTSDEGVPFEDDGLRDGEHIRAWMTGRFREILAAQDIPWIEVTGARDARLHQAIAAVDDMLARGWGLADPLG; from the coding sequence GTGAGCGAGTTCGAGCACGGGCTGGTCATAGGCAAGTTCTATCCGCCGCACGCCGGCCACCACTTCCTCATCGACGCTGCCGCTTCCGCCTGCCGGCGTGTCAGCGTCGTGGTGATGGCAGCCGACGTGGAGTCCATCCCCTTGGCCGCGCGAGCCGCCTGGCTGCGGGAGGAGTACGCCGAGAGCCACGTGGACGTCGTCGGGATCATGGACAACCTCCGCGTCGACTACGGCGACGACGACGCGTGGGAGGGCCACGTGAGCCTCATGCGCGAAGCCCTGACGGCTTCCGCGCACGCGGGCGTCCCGGTGACGGCCGTCTTCACCTCGGAGCCATACGGCGCGGAGATGGCGCGCCGATTCGACGCCGCGGACGTGCGCCTCGACCAGTCGCGCGGGACCGTCCCGATCTCGGCGACGAAGGTGCGTGCCGATCCGATCGCGCACTGGGAGTCGATCGCACCGCCCGTGCGCGCGTGGCTCGCCCGCCGCGTCGTCGTGCTCGGCGCGGAGTCCACCGGGACCACCACGCTCTCACTCGACCTCGCTGAAGCCCTGCGTGCACGTGGCGGCGCACACGCGTCGACGGGCTGTGTGCCGGAGTACGGCAGGACCCTGACGGTCGTCAAGCTGGCGGTGGCCCGGGCGCTGGCGGCGCGCGAGCGCGGGCCGGAGCCGAGCATCTTCGACCTCGAATGGCTCGACTCTGATTTCACCGACGTGGTCGTACGCCAGACCGCCGACGAAGACCGTGCGGCACGTCGCGGCGGACCCGTGCTCGTCTGCGACACCGACGCGCTCGCTACCACCGTCTGGCAGGAGCGCTACATGGGCGCGACCACGCCCGACGTCGAGCGAGCCGCAGCCGCCATGCCCAAGCGCGCGCTGTACATCCTCACCAGCGACGAGGGCGTCCCTTTCGAAGACGACGGCCTGCGCGACGGCGAGCACATCCGCGCCTGGATGACGGGCCGGTTCCGCGAGATCCTTGCCGCGCAGGACATCCCGTGGATCGAGGTGACCGGCGCTCGGGATGCACGGCTGCACCAAGCGATCGCAGCAGTCGATGACATGCTCGCGCGCGGCTGGGGTCTGGCCGATCCGCTCGGCTGA
- the pnuC gene encoding nicotinamide riboside transporter PnuC gives MMHWLDSWVAPLNTVLFHFGQDAVTWAELLGFATGAVGVWLTVRFNIWNFPIGIANNVFFLVLFWTARLYADASLQIVYLGLGFLGWWEWLHGGERRSRRVMGHASPKLVGLLAFLIVPATWGLTAILSAAHDIAPFWDALTTALSLAAQWLLNIKKLQNWYFWIAADVIYVPLYFVKVLYLTGIVYILFLSLCGFGLRAWMRESAVREPHAEVVAA, from the coding sequence ATGATGCACTGGCTGGACTCGTGGGTGGCACCGCTCAACACCGTCCTGTTCCACTTCGGACAGGACGCGGTGACCTGGGCCGAACTCCTGGGCTTCGCCACCGGCGCGGTCGGGGTGTGGCTGACCGTGCGGTTCAACATCTGGAACTTCCCGATCGGCATCGCCAACAACGTCTTCTTCCTCGTGCTGTTCTGGACCGCGCGGCTCTACGCGGACGCGTCGCTGCAGATCGTCTACCTCGGGCTCGGCTTCCTGGGCTGGTGGGAGTGGCTGCACGGGGGCGAACGGCGCAGCCGGCGGGTGATGGGCCACGCCTCGCCCAAGCTGGTCGGCCTGCTGGCGTTCCTGATCGTGCCTGCGACCTGGGGCCTGACCGCGATCCTGAGCGCCGCGCACGACATCGCGCCCTTCTGGGACGCGCTGACCACCGCGCTCTCGCTGGCCGCCCAATGGCTGCTGAACATCAAGAAGCTGCAGAACTGGTACTTCTGGATCGCCGCCGACGTGATCTACGTCCCGCTCTACTTCGTCAAGGTGCTGTACCTCACCGGCATCGTGTACATCCTCTTCCTCTCCCTGTGCGGCTTCGGTCTGCGCGCGTGGATGCGGGAGAGCGCCGTGCGTGAGCCGCACGCCGAGGTCGTGGCCGCGTGA
- a CDS encoding arabinofuranosidase catalytic domain-containing protein, with the protein MLTQRRRGLVAAAVVTALAGAGGTVVAVGAQAATAGCTVSYAISSQWPGGFGANVEVTNLGAAVSSWTLTWSFTAGQTVTQLWNGSYTQSGSAVTVTSASYNGSLATGADATFGFNGAWNNSSNPAPTAFSMNGVACTGTVGTSTGSTSPSPSPSPTSASPSASPSSSPTQGAGQGPCDIYASGGTPCVAAHSTTRALYAAYNGNLYQVRRSSDNSTLNIGVTSAGGYANAAAQDSFCSGTTCVITEIYDQSGHGNNLTDAPAGGAAGGPDGLANATAAPTTLNGHKAYGVYIAAGDGYRDDSTSGIATGDNAESEYAVLDGTHYNGGCCFDYGNAETDAHDDGNGTMEAIYFGNIKVWGYGTGNGPWIMADMENGLYSGVNAGYNANDPTTSYRYTTAMIEGGANKWAILGGNAQSGGLATDYSGTRPNVSGYNPMHKQGAIILGIGGDNSKSSAGTFYEGVMTSGYASASTEAAVQAEIVTAGYGN; encoded by the coding sequence ATGCTCACCCAGCGAAGGCGGGGCCTGGTGGCCGCCGCAGTGGTCACCGCGTTGGCCGGCGCCGGCGGGACGGTGGTCGCCGTCGGAGCGCAGGCCGCCACCGCGGGCTGCACCGTGTCGTACGCGATCAGCTCCCAGTGGCCGGGCGGCTTCGGCGCGAACGTCGAGGTCACGAATCTCGGCGCCGCGGTCAGCAGTTGGACGCTGACGTGGTCCTTCACCGCCGGGCAGACGGTCACTCAGCTCTGGAACGGCAGCTACACGCAGTCCGGCTCCGCGGTGACCGTGACCAGCGCCTCGTACAACGGGAGCCTGGCGACCGGAGCCGACGCCACGTTCGGCTTCAACGGCGCGTGGAACAACTCCAGCAACCCCGCCCCGACGGCCTTCAGCATGAACGGCGTCGCGTGCACGGGCACGGTGGGCACCTCCACCGGCTCGACGAGCCCGAGCCCCAGCCCCAGCCCCACGAGCGCGTCGCCCAGCGCCTCGCCCAGTTCGTCGCCCACGCAGGGCGCCGGTCAGGGTCCGTGCGACATCTACGCGTCCGGCGGCACGCCCTGCGTGGCAGCGCACTCCACCACCCGGGCGCTGTACGCGGCGTACAACGGCAACCTGTACCAGGTGCGGCGTTCCTCGGATAACTCGACGCTGAACATCGGCGTGACCTCGGCCGGCGGCTATGCGAACGCGGCGGCGCAGGACTCGTTCTGCTCCGGAACGACCTGCGTGATCACGGAGATCTACGACCAGTCCGGCCACGGTAACAACCTGACTGACGCCCCGGCCGGCGGCGCGGCAGGTGGCCCCGACGGCCTGGCGAACGCGACCGCCGCGCCCACCACGCTGAACGGTCACAAGGCCTACGGCGTGTACATCGCGGCCGGCGACGGCTACCGTGACGACTCCACCAGCGGGATCGCGACCGGCGACAACGCCGAGAGCGAGTACGCGGTGCTCGACGGCACGCACTACAACGGCGGCTGCTGCTTCGACTACGGCAACGCCGAGACCGATGCCCATGACGACGGCAACGGCACCATGGAAGCGATCTACTTCGGCAACATCAAGGTGTGGGGTTACGGCACCGGGAACGGCCCGTGGATCATGGCCGACATGGAGAACGGCCTGTACTCCGGAGTCAACGCGGGCTACAACGCGAACGACCCGACGACGAGCTACCGCTACACCACGGCGATGATCGAGGGCGGCGCCAACAAGTGGGCCATCCTCGGCGGCAACGCGCAGTCCGGCGGCCTGGCCACCGACTACAGCGGCACGCGGCCGAACGTCTCGGGCTACAACCCGATGCACAAGCAGGGCGCGATCATCCTCGGCATCGGCGGCGACAACAGCAAGAGCTCGGCCGGCACCTTCTACGAAGGCGTCATGACGAGCGGATACGCGTCCGCGTCGACGGAAGCGGCGGTGCAGGCGGAAATCGTTACCGCCGGGTACGGGAACTGA